A single genomic interval of Alligator mississippiensis isolate rAllMis1 chromosome 15, rAllMis1, whole genome shotgun sequence harbors:
- the NCSTN gene encoding nicastrin: MAVAAGQAGGLRRAGGGGPGAPWGGGALLRGILLCVAASGSCWGNSVERKIYITLNKTAPCVRLLNATHQIGCQSSINGDTGVIHVVEKEQDLKWVLSDGPHPPYMVLLEGELFTRELLQQLKGTSRVSGLAVALSRPSPLPGFSPGLKCPNDGFGVYSNDYGPQYAHCNWTVWNPLGNGISYEDFDFPIFLLEDANETQIIKQCYRDHNLPQNGSIPEYPLCAMQLFSHMHAVTSTVTCMRRRTIQSTFSLNPEEFCDPLIDYNVWSTLKPINTSSKMHPSDEVIMVAARLDSHSFFWNLAPGAESTVSSFVTHLAVAEALHKVPDIQSLPRNIMFTFFQGETFDYIGSSRMVYDMENNIFPIRLDNIYAFLELSQVALRNNSVLWVHTDPISQKNESVQLRVKNLVAALTKSSLDANVTLQEVSQSQPLPPSSFQRFLRARNIPGVVLADHRTSFHNRYYQSVYDTPENILVDYPAGLSPEEALIYVTDTAKSLAEVATVVARALYQLAGGNGSTSAIQADPETVSRMLYGFLIRANNSWFQSIIKQDMKIIMVDNVPQHYIAVNSPVNTTQLVQSVLVNLTGTVVNFTKEECQNPEKMSSPEKELYEYFWAQGPRDPNSTSRIPFCVQSTVRLSKALSPAFELKQWGSTEYSTWTESRWKDIRARIFLVASRELEIITLVVGIAILIFSLLATYFINAKADVLFSSPPDPGATAY, translated from the exons ATGGCGGTAGCGGCGGGGCAAGCCGGGGGGCTCCGGCGGGCGGGAGGAGGAGGACCCGGAGCCCCGTGGGGCGGCGGGGCGCTGCTCCGCGGGATCCTGCTCTGTGTGGCGGCCTCGG GTTCTTGTTGGGGTAATTCTGTGGAGAGGAAAATCTATATTACCTTAAATAAGACTGCCCCATGTGTTCGTCTCTTGAATGCTACTCATCAAATAGGCTGTCAGT CCTCTATTAATGGAGATACAGGAGTGATCCATGTGGTTGAGAAGGAGCAGGACCTGAAGTGGGTGCTTTCAGATGGACCCCATCCTCCATACATGGTCCTGCTAGAAGGGGAGCTCTTCACCAG ggaGCTATTGCAACAGCTGAAGGGAACCTCACGAGTttctgggctggctgtggccctCTCCAGACCGAGTCCTTTACCAGGATTCTCCCCTGGCTTAAAATGCCCCAATGATGGGTTTG GTGTTTATTCTAATGATTATGGCCCTCAGTATGCCCACTGCAATTGGACTGTGTGGAACCCTCTTGGAAATGGGATTTCTTATGAGGATTTTGATTTCCCCATCTTTCTACTTGAAGATGCCAATGAGACTCAAATTATTAAGCAG tgctacCGAGACCACAACCTGCCTCAAAATGGCTCCATCCCAGAGTACCCACTGTGTGCCATGCAGCTCTTCTCCCACATGCACGCTGTCACCAGCACAGTCACCTGCATGAGGCGCAGGACCATCCAGAGCACGTTCAGCCTCAACCCAG AAGAGTTTTGCGACCCTCTGATCGATTATAATGTGTGGAGCACCCTGAAACCCATCAATACCTCTAGCAAAATGCACCCTTCAGATGAAGTCATCATGGTTGCTGCTCGA CTTGACAGCCATTCATTCTTCTGGAACCTAGCCCCTGGGGCGGAGAGCACCGTCTCCTCCTTTGTGACCCACTTGGCTGTTGCCGAAGCCCTCCACAAAGTGCCAGATATTCAGTCGTTGCCCAGGAACATCATGTTCACCTTCTTCCAAGGG GAAACCTTCGATTACATTGGCAGCTCCAGGATGGTGTACGACATGGAAAACAACATATTTCCCATTAGGCTGGACAACATTTATGCCTTTCTGGAGCTGAGCCAG GTGGCTTTAAGGAACAACTCTGTTTTGTGGGTGCACACAGACCCCATCTCTCAGAAGAATGAATCTGTTCAGTTGCGG GTTAAAAACCTTGTGGCAGCTTTGACCAAAAGCAGCCTGGATGCAAATGTGACTTTGCAGGAGGTCAGTCAGTCTCAGCCTCTCCCCCCTTCGTCCTTCCAGCGCTTCTTGAGAGCCAGGAACATCCCAGGGGTAGTGCTAGCTGATCACCGCACGTCCTTCCACAACAG ATATTACCAGAGCGTGTACGACACTCCAGAGAACATCCTGGTGGACTACCCTGCAGGGCTTAGCCCCGAGGAGGCTCTGATCTATGTCACAGACACAGCTAAG TCCCTGGCAGAAGTAGCCACAGTGGTGGCCCGTGCTCTCTACCAGCTTGCGGGGGGGAACGGCAGCACCTCTGCTATTCAGGCAGATCCAGAAACG GTCTCCCGGATGCTCTATGGGTTTCTGATTAGAGCCAATAACTCTTGGTTCCAGTCCATCATTAAACAGGACATGAAAATCATCATGG TTGACAACGTTCCCCAGCACTACATTGCTGTTAACAGCCCAGTGAACACCACCCAACTGGTACAGTCGGTGTTGGTCAACCTCACAGGCACAGTTGTCAACTTCACCAAGGAGGAGTGCCAGAACCCtgaaaaaatgtccagccctgAGAAGGAG CTATATGAATATTTCTGGGCGCAGGGTCCCAGAGACCCAAACTCAACCTCACGAATCCCCTTCTGCGTCCAGTCAACTGTCCGCCTAAGCAAAGCCCTCTCTCCTGCCTTCGAGCTGAAGCAGTGGGGCTCCACAGAGTACTCCACATGGACAGAGAGTCGCTGGAAGGACATCCGGGCCCGGATATTTCTTGTAGCCAGCAGAGAGCTAGAG ATCATCACGCTGGTGGTGGGCATCGCCATTCTCATCTTCTCGCTCCTCGCAACCTACTTCATCAATGCCAAAGCAGACGTGCTCTTCAGCAGCCCACCGGACCCTGGGGCCACGGCTTATTGA